Proteins encoded together in one Desulfovibrio aminophilus DSM 12254 window:
- a CDS encoding LexA family transcriptional regulator, whose product MPKNKKKCDENLERWFNEVLERIKKATGARTQVQLAEVLDVRQSSISDAKRRCSVPADWFLKLFRSHGLSPDWLAQGTEPVYLNPTRGKVAADTLLREAPAPYGKPHSRSRVVPVCSMAAPKDGGPTWEPMPVDDLAIPESFHRDSLVVIKMDSTGMEPIICRGAFVGIDTAQKQCPDGDFSAVYFPKQGLLVRRVYFQNGEYVLRAEKDYSDIVIPAGDMKDRIVGRVAWVLQNITPM is encoded by the coding sequence ATGCCCAAGAACAAGAAGAAGTGCGACGAAAACCTCGAGCGCTGGTTCAACGAGGTTCTCGAACGCATCAAGAAGGCCACCGGGGCGCGGACCCAGGTGCAGCTGGCGGAGGTTCTGGACGTCCGGCAGTCGAGCATATCGGACGCCAAGCGCCGCTGCTCGGTGCCCGCCGACTGGTTCCTCAAGCTCTTCCGCAGCCACGGGCTCTCGCCCGACTGGCTGGCCCAGGGCACGGAACCGGTCTACCTGAACCCCACCCGCGGCAAGGTGGCCGCCGACACCCTGCTGCGCGAAGCTCCCGCTCCCTACGGCAAGCCCCATTCCCGCAGCCGCGTTGTGCCGGTCTGCTCCATGGCCGCGCCCAAGGACGGCGGCCCGACCTGGGAGCCCATGCCCGTTGACGACCTGGCCATTCCCGAGAGCTTCCACCGCGACAGCCTCGTGGTCATCAAGATGGACTCCACCGGCATGGAGCCGATCATCTGCCGGGGCGCCTTCGTGGGCATCGACACGGCCCAGAAGCAGTGCCCGGACGGCGACTTCAGCGCCGTCTACTTCCCCAAGCAGGGCCTGCTCGTCCGGCGGGTCTACTTCCAGAACGGCGAGTACGTCCTGCGCGCCGAGAAGGACTATTCCGACATCGTCATCCCGGCGGGAGACATGAAGGACCGCATCGTGGGCCGCGTGGCCTGGGTGCTCCAGAACATCACCCCCATGTGA
- the hflC gene encoding protease modulator HflC, whose protein sequence is MTNKQIALVAGAVLLLLVLTQTAFVVHQTETAIVVQLGKPVTGALKPGLHFKLPLVQSVTFFDARVLDYDAKRAEILTEDKKAMVVDHYTKWRITDPLLFYQTVRTEAGAQARLDDITYAALREALGRHTLIEVVSEKRTEIMEQVVRQSQELLSPYGILVVDVRIKRTDLPPENERAIFGRMQAERERQAKQYRSEGQEEAAKIRAQADKERTVLLAEAERQASTIRGEGDAKATRTYAEAYGQSPEFYAFKRSLEAYESSLKDNTRLVLTPGSPFLRYFQ, encoded by the coding sequence ATGACCAACAAACAGATCGCCCTTGTGGCCGGAGCGGTCCTCCTGCTCCTGGTTCTGACCCAGACCGCCTTCGTGGTGCATCAGACCGAGACGGCCATCGTGGTCCAACTGGGCAAGCCCGTGACCGGCGCGCTCAAGCCCGGCCTGCACTTCAAGCTGCCCCTGGTGCAGAGCGTGACCTTCTTCGACGCCCGCGTCCTGGACTACGACGCCAAGCGCGCGGAGATCCTCACCGAAGACAAGAAGGCCATGGTGGTGGACCACTACACCAAGTGGCGCATCACCGACCCGCTGCTCTTCTACCAGACCGTGCGCACCGAGGCCGGGGCCCAGGCCCGGCTGGACGACATCACCTACGCCGCGCTGCGCGAGGCTCTGGGCCGCCACACGCTCATCGAGGTGGTTTCCGAGAAACGCACCGAGATCATGGAGCAGGTGGTCAGACAGTCGCAGGAACTCCTCTCGCCCTACGGCATCCTGGTGGTGGACGTGCGCATCAAACGCACCGACCTGCCGCCCGAAAACGAGCGGGCCATCTTCGGCCGCATGCAGGCCGAACGCGAACGCCAAGCCAAGCAGTACCGCTCCGAGGGCCAGGAGGAAGCCGCCAAGATCCGGGCCCAGGCCGACAAGGAGCGCACGGTGCTCCTGGCCGAGGCCGAGCGCCAGGCCTCGACCATCCGCGGCGAGGGCGACGCCAAGGCCACCCGGACCTACGCCGAGGCCTACGGCCAGTCGCCGGAGTTCTACGCCTTCAAGCGCAGTCTCGAGGCGTACGAGTCCTCGCTCAAGGACAACACGCGTCTGGTCCTGACTCCCGGCAGCCCGTTCCTGCGCTACTTCCAGTAG
- the hflK gene encoding FtsH protease activity modulator HflK, which translates to MSWDWEKLQEQQRRQRGGGPVGPELGNITDKFKQFKGFRLPGARILALVVLGLWLLSGIYIVEPDEVGVVTRFGSFDRVADPGPHYHIPFPVESAQTPKTTRIRRLEFGYRSIGRQGDSQMATRPVTEESLMLTGDENIVDVQFTVQFLVNDPVAYLFNVADPEGAVRGAAEAAMREIMGKSKIDAALTSGKDEIQIQTRDLMQDILDRYKAGIKVVAAQLQYVHPPAEVIEAFKDVASAREDKSRFINEADAYRNDILPKARGQAAVVVNEAEAYRESVTRTSQGEASRFLAVLTEYNKAKDVTRQRLYLETMQRVLANPATEKLVLTDKALEKTVPYLPLPALSPARPAPAPEGGKKQ; encoded by the coding sequence ATGAGCTGGGACTGGGAAAAACTGCAAGAGCAACAGCGGCGTCAGCGCGGAGGCGGCCCCGTGGGCCCCGAGCTGGGTAACATCACCGACAAATTCAAACAGTTCAAAGGGTTCCGCCTTCCAGGGGCGCGAATACTGGCGCTCGTGGTGCTGGGCCTTTGGCTGCTTTCCGGCATCTACATCGTGGAGCCGGACGAAGTGGGCGTGGTGACCCGCTTCGGATCCTTCGACCGCGTGGCCGATCCTGGGCCGCACTACCACATCCCCTTCCCCGTGGAAAGCGCGCAGACGCCCAAGACCACCCGCATCCGCAGGCTGGAGTTCGGCTACCGCAGCATCGGCCGTCAGGGCGACTCCCAGATGGCCACCCGCCCGGTGACCGAGGAATCGCTCATGCTCACCGGGGACGAGAACATCGTGGACGTGCAGTTCACGGTGCAGTTCCTGGTCAACGACCCCGTGGCCTACCTGTTCAACGTGGCCGACCCCGAGGGCGCGGTCAGGGGCGCGGCCGAGGCGGCCATGCGCGAGATCATGGGCAAGAGCAAGATCGACGCGGCGCTCACCTCGGGCAAGGATGAAATCCAGATCCAGACCCGCGACCTCATGCAGGACATCCTGGACCGCTACAAGGCGGGCATCAAGGTGGTGGCCGCGCAGCTGCAATACGTGCATCCCCCGGCCGAGGTCATCGAGGCCTTCAAGGACGTGGCCAGCGCCCGCGAGGACAAGAGCCGCTTCATCAACGAGGCCGACGCCTACCGCAACGACATCCTGCCCAAGGCCAGGGGCCAGGCGGCGGTCGTCGTCAACGAGGCCGAGGCCTACCGCGAAAGCGTGACCCGCACCTCCCAGGGCGAGGCCTCGCGCTTTCTGGCCGTGCTCACCGAATACAACAAGGCCAAGGACGTGACCCGCCAGCGCCTGTACCTGGAGACCATGCAGCGCGTTCTCGCCAATCCGGCCACGGAAAAGCTCGTGCTCACGGACAAGGCGTTGGAGAAGACCGTTCCCTATCTGCCCCTGCCCGCCCTCTCGCCGGCCAGGCCCGCGCCCGCCCCGGAAGGAGGCAAGAAGCAATGA
- a CDS encoding phosphomannomutase/phosphoglucomutase produces MIALNPGVFRAYDIRGLVGRDLDPDFAEELGRACGTLFTRRGLTRAVAGHDCRATSPEYLDRLCLGLSSAGVDVITLGLISTPVLYYAVKHFGLEAGVMVTASHNPPEYNGFKVWCGATTLHGEGVTALYDLMAARDFVRAERPGLVSRHDVVPAYLEELSSQLTLSRPLKVVVDGGNGAAGEITASLLECVGCEVIRLFCEPDGTFPNHHPDPVVEENARRLSELVRRSGADLGVGLDGDGDRIGAVDETGRLLYGDQVLTLYARSLLRRRPGQTVIGDVKCSHLLFRDIEEHGGVPVMAATGHSLMKAKLIETGAALAGEMSGHMFFSDRFFGFDDASYAALRLVEVLDENPGVPLSRLLGWPRTANTPEMRVDCPEEIKFAVVAKALEHFRDLAARHGWRLDDTDGVRLTLPRAWGLVRASNTQAALVLRFEGEDAQALAHVRGIMEPAISGFVSGFAGS; encoded by the coding sequence ATGATCGCTCTCAATCCCGGCGTGTTCCGCGCCTACGACATCCGGGGCCTGGTGGGCCGGGACCTGGACCCCGACTTCGCCGAGGAGCTGGGCCGCGCCTGCGGCACGCTCTTCACCCGCCGGGGGCTGACCCGGGCCGTCGCCGGTCATGACTGCCGCGCCACCTCGCCCGAGTACCTCGACCGTCTCTGCCTGGGGCTTTCCTCCGCCGGGGTGGACGTGATCACCCTGGGCCTGATCTCCACGCCGGTGCTCTATTACGCGGTGAAGCACTTCGGCCTCGAGGCCGGGGTCATGGTCACGGCCAGCCACAACCCGCCGGAGTACAACGGCTTCAAGGTCTGGTGCGGGGCCACCACCCTGCACGGCGAAGGCGTGACCGCCTTGTACGACCTCATGGCCGCCCGCGATTTCGTCCGGGCCGAGCGCCCCGGGCTGGTCTCGCGCCACGACGTGGTGCCCGCCTATCTGGAAGAGTTGTCGTCCCAGCTGACCCTCTCCCGGCCCCTCAAGGTCGTGGTGGACGGCGGCAACGGCGCGGCCGGGGAGATCACCGCGAGCCTGCTGGAATGCGTGGGCTGCGAGGTGATCCGCCTGTTCTGCGAGCCCGACGGAACCTTTCCCAACCACCACCCCGACCCCGTGGTGGAGGAGAACGCCCGCCGGCTCTCCGAGCTGGTTCGGCGCTCCGGCGCGGACCTCGGCGTGGGCCTGGACGGCGACGGCGACCGCATCGGGGCCGTGGACGAGACCGGGCGGCTCCTGTACGGCGACCAGGTTCTGACCCTCTACGCCCGGAGTCTGCTCCGTCGGCGGCCCGGCCAGACGGTCATCGGCGACGTGAAGTGTTCGCACCTGCTTTTCCGGGACATCGAGGAGCACGGCGGCGTGCCGGTCATGGCCGCCACGGGCCACTCGCTCATGAAGGCCAAGCTCATCGAGACCGGCGCGGCCCTGGCCGGGGAGATGAGCGGACACATGTTCTTCTCCGACCGTTTCTTCGGCTTCGACGACGCCTCCTACGCGGCCTTGCGGCTGGTGGAGGTGCTCGACGAGAACCCCGGCGTCCCCTTGTCGCGGCTCCTGGGCTGGCCGCGCACGGCCAACACCCCGGAGATGCGCGTGGACTGCCCCGAAGAGATCAAGTTCGCCGTGGTGGCCAAGGCCCTGGAGCACTTCCGCGACCTGGCCGCGCGCCACGGCTGGCGCCTGGACGACACCGACGGCGTGCGCCTGACCCTGCCCCGGGCCTGGGGTCTCGTGCGCGCCTCCAACACCCAGGCCGCCCTGGTCCTGCGCTTCGAGGGCGAGGACGCCCAGGCCCTGGCCCATGTCCGCGGAATCATGGAACCCGCCATCTCCGGCTTCGTCTCCGGCTTCGCCGGTTCATAG
- a CDS encoding cache domain-containing protein, with the protein MKKTGQASSFLPLPQGTFWRFLLISSVIAVVTAAAAMGVAWVLGRNIVHDIQEEGSLAVLRSAVDLVGRTRIADEQMRAFYMDQRREALRSTNDYTVNVLQTYERQIRLLGRKSGEARATALARLGEVSSGLDHPVFIIGPDRLMLVHPNPEFVGRSSLEFRDTLGRPLFEETLEAARHARSGQSVFGLYPWVNPKTLRMELKLLAARYFPPWELTVCADMFMGDVEQDLAPRRLANLGELQARIREIMVAKTGYMLVMDQNGTMIAHPVLTGQNMFQLTDRDDRPLGELFREAAERPFGKNSFRYFWERPDDRGDFSNEKIAWCIREPTTGWYVAATAYVKDMEAELPRLALSIFLPSLGAILILAGALALLFRNLIRPVRDLIAVCQAVSRGELEVMAPEDSPGEMGFLARHFNFMIRRLRGLRKKEERRRLDLEALNRELEKVVDVRTRALKRKAHTLEEANRSLKELDTMKSAFLSSVSHELRTPLTSVLGFAKLISRDFANHFQALAGNEDKLVRRGRRILDNLEIIRSEGERLTRLINDVLDLNKIESGRVDWRDADILIGAVVERAVTAVRGQFAENPNLELRVEVEPGLPPMRLDFDRMVQVFLNLLHNAAKFTRAGSVTVRVFRAGDTLRAEVQDTGVGVPEVDRERIFDKFHQVRLSDTLREKPQGTGLGLAICRQIVERYGGTIHVESEVGRGSTFIIEMPLNPVPRETQPEPAPPAETRARTDKALVLVADDEPAVNSYLTQLLEAQSLEVVQAFDGESAVKKAGAYQPDLIIMDIMMPGMDGRTAIALLRRDPRTAGIPVMVVSALPDLSDMGGDAALKKPVDEAAFIEAVNCLLNRAHGGRPVLALRRNGETVPGPFFALCPAESILHCDETEMWRRIEQGFQGTILLPPWAVEQLDMKRLAALQGVHLLILPPSGDS; encoded by the coding sequence GTGAAAAAGACCGGACAGGCATCCTCCTTCCTGCCCCTGCCCCAGGGCACCTTCTGGCGCTTCCTGCTCATCAGCTCGGTCATCGCCGTGGTCACGGCCGCGGCGGCCATGGGCGTGGCCTGGGTGCTCGGCCGCAACATCGTGCACGACATCCAGGAGGAAGGCAGCCTGGCCGTGCTGCGCAGCGCCGTGGACCTGGTGGGCCGCACGCGCATCGCCGACGAGCAGATGCGGGCCTTCTACATGGACCAGCGCCGCGAGGCCCTGCGCAGCACCAACGACTACACCGTGAACGTGCTCCAGACCTACGAGCGCCAGATCCGCCTCCTGGGCCGCAAGTCCGGGGAGGCCCGGGCCACGGCCCTGGCCCGCCTGGGCGAGGTCTCGTCCGGCCTGGACCATCCCGTGTTCATCATCGGCCCGGACCGCCTCATGCTGGTCCACCCCAACCCGGAATTCGTGGGCCGGTCCAGCCTGGAGTTCCGAGACACCCTGGGCCGCCCCCTGTTCGAGGAGACCCTGGAGGCCGCCCGCCACGCCCGGTCCGGGCAGTCGGTCTTCGGGCTCTACCCCTGGGTCAACCCCAAGACCCTGCGCATGGAGCTCAAGCTCCTGGCCGCGCGCTACTTCCCGCCCTGGGAGCTGACCGTCTGCGCGGACATGTTCATGGGCGACGTGGAGCAGGACCTGGCCCCGCGCCGCCTGGCCAACCTGGGCGAACTCCAGGCCCGCATCCGCGAAATCATGGTGGCCAAGACCGGCTACATGCTCGTCATGGACCAGAACGGGACCATGATCGCCCACCCCGTGCTCACCGGCCAGAACATGTTCCAGCTCACGGACCGCGACGACCGCCCGCTGGGCGAACTCTTCCGCGAGGCCGCCGAACGGCCTTTCGGCAAAAACAGCTTCCGCTATTTCTGGGAACGGCCCGACGACCGGGGCGACTTCTCCAACGAGAAGATCGCCTGGTGCATCCGCGAGCCCACCACCGGCTGGTACGTGGCCGCCACGGCCTACGTGAAGGACATGGAGGCCGAGCTGCCGCGCCTGGCCCTGTCCATCTTCCTGCCCTCCCTGGGGGCCATCCTCATCCTCGCCGGAGCCCTGGCTCTGCTCTTCCGCAACCTCATCCGCCCCGTGCGCGACCTCATCGCCGTGTGCCAGGCCGTGAGCCGGGGCGAACTGGAGGTCATGGCCCCGGAGGATTCCCCCGGCGAGATGGGCTTCCTGGCCCGGCACTTCAACTTCATGATCCGCAGGCTGCGCGGCCTGCGCAAGAAGGAGGAGCGCCGCCGCCTGGACCTGGAGGCTCTGAACCGCGAGCTGGAGAAGGTCGTGGACGTGCGCACCCGGGCCCTCAAACGCAAGGCCCACACCCTTGAGGAGGCCAACCGGAGCCTGAAGGAACTGGACACCATGAAGTCCGCCTTCCTCTCCTCGGTCTCCCACGAGCTGCGCACCCCGCTCACCTCGGTGCTCGGCTTCGCCAAGCTCATCAGCCGCGACTTCGCCAACCACTTCCAGGCCCTGGCCGGAAACGAGGACAAGCTCGTCCGCCGGGGCCGCCGCATCCTGGACAACCTGGAGATCATCCGCTCCGAGGGCGAGCGCCTGACCCGGCTCATCAACGACGTGCTCGACCTGAACAAGATCGAGTCCGGCCGCGTGGACTGGCGCGACGCGGACATCCTCATCGGGGCCGTGGTGGAGCGGGCCGTGACCGCCGTGCGCGGCCAGTTCGCGGAGAACCCGAACCTCGAGCTGCGGGTCGAGGTGGAGCCCGGCCTGCCGCCCATGCGCCTGGACTTCGACCGCATGGTCCAGGTCTTCCTCAACCTCCTGCACAACGCCGCCAAGTTCACCCGCGCGGGCTCGGTGACGGTGCGCGTGTTCCGCGCGGGCGACACCCTGCGCGCCGAGGTCCAGGACACCGGCGTGGGCGTTCCCGAGGTCGACCGCGAACGCATCTTCGACAAGTTCCATCAGGTGCGCCTGAGCGACACCCTGCGCGAGAAGCCCCAGGGCACGGGCCTCGGACTGGCCATCTGCCGCCAGATCGTGGAACGCTACGGCGGGACCATCCACGTGGAGTCCGAGGTGGGCCGGGGCAGCACCTTCATCATCGAGATGCCCCTCAACCCCGTTCCCCGCGAGACCCAGCCCGAGCCCGCGCCTCCCGCGGAGACCCGGGCGCGCACGGACAAGGCCCTGGTCCTGGTGGCCGACGACGAGCCCGCGGTCAACTCCTACCTGACCCAGCTCCTGGAAGCCCAGAGTCTGGAGGTGGTCCAGGCCTTCGACGGCGAGTCGGCGGTGAAGAAGGCCGGGGCCTACCAGCCCGACCTGATCATCATGGACATCATGATGCCCGGCATGGACGGCCGCACGGCCATCGCCCTGCTGCGCCGCGACCCCCGCACCGCGGGCATCCCGGTGATGGTCGTCTCGGCCCTGCCGGATCTCTCGGACATGGGCGGCGACGCGGCCCTGAAGAAACCCGTGGACGAGGCCGCCTTCATCGAGGCGGTGAACTGCCTGCTCAACCGCGCGCACGGCGGACGGCCCGTGCTGGCGCTGCGCCGGAACGGCGAGACCGTGCCCGGCCCGTTCTTCGCCCTCTGCCCGGCCGAGAGCATCCTGCACTGCGACGAGACCGAGATGTGGCGGCGCATCGAACAGGGCTTCCAGGGCACCATTCTCCTGCCGCCCTGGGCCGTGGAGCAGCTGGACATGAAACGCCTGGCGGCGCTCCAGGGCGTCCATCTCCTCATCCTGCCCCCTTCGGGTGATTCATAG
- a CDS encoding ABC transporter substrate-binding protein, which translates to MGAAGIFRAGVSRRAAILVLALCLTLAALPARAADDILLGMNYPLTGPYSVEGLDEIRAARMAVDEINAQGGILGRRVELAPRDSASDVLQTRLNVRNLLDAGCRMIFGGASSAVAIEASRLCAEAGVPFFGTLTYSMSFSVEHGNRMAFRECSDARMTAGVLGPWLNARFAGKKYFYITADYTWGWSTEAALRRATGTLDSEAHPGLLTPLGATDYTVELEQARDAQPAVLVLALFGKDMAYALEKAVEMGLPRFCQIVVPNLTLGMAERAGAVAMHGVVGTTPWTWKAPALLGQTRGQAFVDEFVRRYRRYPSTPGASAYTIVHEYKAAAEAAQSLEPADVVRALEGRTFRLLKDDQTWRALDHQNIQTVFLVRGNPPEKVLADPLRLDYFEILEARPGPGIALSEEEWRELRLEHGLPPRLEPLEGDRP; encoded by the coding sequence ATGGGCGCAGCGGGCATTTTCCGGGCAGGGGTCTCGCGCCGCGCCGCCATCCTGGTCCTGGCCCTCTGCCTGACCCTGGCCGCGTTGCCGGCCCGGGCCGCCGACGACATCCTCCTGGGCATGAACTACCCCCTCACCGGCCCCTATTCCGTGGAGGGCCTGGACGAGATCCGGGCCGCCCGCATGGCCGTGGACGAAATCAACGCCCAGGGCGGCATCCTCGGCCGCCGCGTGGAGCTGGCGCCGCGCGACTCGGCCTCGGACGTGCTCCAAACCCGGCTCAACGTGCGCAACCTGCTGGACGCGGGCTGCCGGATGATCTTCGGCGGGGCCTCCAGCGCCGTGGCCATCGAGGCCTCGCGGCTCTGCGCCGAGGCCGGGGTGCCCTTCTTCGGAACCCTGACCTATTCGATGTCCTTCAGCGTGGAGCACGGCAACCGCATGGCCTTCCGGGAGTGCTCCGACGCCCGGATGACCGCCGGAGTGCTTGGGCCCTGGCTCAACGCCCGCTTCGCCGGGAAAAAGTACTTCTACATCACCGCCGACTACACCTGGGGCTGGAGCACCGAGGCGGCCCTGCGCCGGGCCACCGGCACCCTCGACTCCGAGGCCCATCCCGGCCTGCTCACCCCCCTGGGGGCCACGGACTACACCGTCGAACTGGAGCAGGCCCGCGACGCCCAACCCGCCGTGCTCGTGCTGGCCCTGTTCGGCAAGGACATGGCCTACGCCCTGGAAAAGGCCGTGGAGATGGGCCTGCCGCGCTTCTGCCAGATCGTGGTCCCGAACCTGACCCTGGGCATGGCCGAGCGCGCCGGGGCCGTGGCCATGCACGGGGTCGTGGGGACCACTCCCTGGACCTGGAAGGCCCCAGCGCTGCTCGGCCAGACGCGCGGACAGGCCTTCGTGGACGAATTCGTGCGCCGCTACCGCCGCTACCCGAGCACTCCCGGGGCCAGCGCCTACACCATCGTCCACGAATACAAGGCCGCCGCCGAGGCCGCCCAGTCCCTGGAGCCCGCCGACGTGGTCCGGGCCCTGGAGGGCCGCACCTTCCGGCTGCTCAAGGACGACCAGACCTGGCGCGCCCTGGACCATCAGAACATCCAGACCGTCTTCCTCGTGCGCGGCAATCCGCCGGAAAAGGTTCTGGCCGACCCCCTGCGCCTGGACTATTTCGAAATTCTGGAGGCCCGGCCGGGCCCCGGGATCGCCCTGAGCGAGGAGGAATGGCGGGAGCTGCGCCTGGAGCACGGCCTTCCGCCGCGTCTGGAGCCCCTGGAGGGCGACCGGCCGTGA